The Sorangiineae bacterium MSr11367 genome window below encodes:
- a CDS encoding PilZ domain-containing protein has product MSEGDRRAPGATRIPFEAMVEVGGATGPAFEAQAVDVSLEGIHLRTAYLPEVGQPLTCRFDAGPREMVLASGEVVWSREASRGGEFGIRFSNLDADSARILGQMMCVSPPAPHEMDAGREAPPRRAGPGMKVRLHIEGLGSPMKARVKGMQQAELTVGSELGFLQVGKGLELENAETGKKRPAVIDRVEVQVDPGSQVPELVVALKYADEFSPMETAKTVRGVGPVVAPPADMRDARDVREVREVREEPREVLERADTMTAEAVVPPPPSDGGVDVEMSDTDPGDAEGDAPTAADRMKGAISRSAAKVTPAINAFAQRAKTTFALLAARKWRDQRDGREAKDDVGIPMRRVTAPPPGGGLHAEGRKVVRDFASLREGLEDKPAGLASLDKKKMILGGVAGALLILGAVAMRKPAAPPPAPEAAANEAPMASAAPAAPADSAAPAPNAAGAPGASGALANAPAPQPEAASAPNFADATPQREERRAPPPRRIAVAPFSNGAVSHGNVLRLRMDGAIEKLNGAAQPTGFTVVIPSRRSLEAAAPLAARDGRIASIKVVNDPAGAELSVTFKDGVPNYVVRAKGETLEIVLAPAGRMSAQDRLADAHDGREGHDSPRAHATPSNGGKRKHPAKKH; this is encoded by the coding sequence ATGAGCGAAGGAGATCGCCGCGCGCCCGGTGCGACGCGGATTCCGTTTGAAGCGATGGTGGAAGTCGGCGGCGCGACCGGCCCGGCTTTCGAGGCGCAGGCGGTCGACGTCTCGCTGGAGGGGATTCATCTGAGAACTGCTTACCTTCCCGAGGTGGGCCAGCCGCTGACGTGCCGCTTCGATGCGGGACCCCGCGAGATGGTGCTGGCCTCGGGCGAGGTCGTGTGGTCGCGCGAGGCGTCGCGTGGAGGCGAATTCGGGATTCGGTTCTCGAACCTGGACGCCGACAGCGCTCGCATCCTCGGGCAAATGATGTGTGTCTCGCCGCCGGCGCCGCACGAGATGGACGCGGGCCGGGAAGCACCGCCCCGGCGTGCAGGGCCCGGGATGAAGGTGCGGCTGCACATCGAGGGCCTGGGCTCGCCGATGAAGGCGCGCGTGAAGGGCATGCAGCAGGCGGAGCTGACCGTGGGCAGCGAACTCGGGTTCCTGCAGGTTGGCAAAGGGCTCGAGCTGGAGAACGCCGAGACGGGGAAGAAGCGCCCCGCGGTGATCGACCGGGTCGAGGTGCAGGTGGATCCGGGCTCCCAGGTGCCGGAGTTGGTGGTCGCGTTGAAATACGCGGACGAGTTCTCGCCGATGGAGACGGCGAAAACGGTGCGCGGGGTGGGCCCCGTGGTGGCGCCGCCTGCCGACATGCGCGATGCGCGTGACGTGCGCGAGGTTCGCGAGGTGCGTGAAGAGCCGCGCGAGGTGCTCGAGCGCGCCGACACGATGACGGCCGAAGCCGTGGTGCCGCCGCCGCCGAGCGACGGTGGGGTCGACGTCGAGATGAGCGACACCGATCCTGGCGACGCCGAGGGCGATGCACCGACGGCCGCGGATCGCATGAAGGGCGCCATTTCGCGGAGTGCGGCGAAGGTGACGCCGGCGATCAACGCGTTCGCGCAGCGGGCGAAGACGACGTTCGCGCTGCTCGCGGCGCGAAAGTGGCGCGACCAGCGCGACGGACGCGAGGCGAAGGACGACGTGGGCATTCCGATGCGCCGGGTGACGGCGCCGCCGCCGGGCGGTGGGCTGCACGCGGAAGGTCGCAAGGTGGTGCGCGACTTCGCGTCGCTGCGCGAGGGTCTGGAGGACAAGCCGGCAGGGCTTGCGTCGCTGGACAAGAAGAAGATGATCCTCGGGGGCGTGGCGGGTGCGCTGCTCATTCTGGGCGCGGTCGCGATGCGCAAGCCGGCGGCCCCGCCGCCTGCACCCGAGGCCGCCGCCAACGAAGCGCCCATGGCCAGCGCGGCTCCGGCCGCCCCGGCCGACAGCGCGGCCCCGGCGCCCAACGCCGCCGGTGCGCCAGGGGCGAGCGGCGCGCTGGCGAACGCCCCGGCGCCGCAGCCCGAGGCCGCATCGGCGCCGAACTTCGCCGACGCCACACCGCAGCGCGAGGAGCGCCGTGCACCGCCCCCACGTCGCATTGCAGTGGCACCGTTCTCCAACGGCGCCGTGTCCCATGGCAACGTGCTGCGTCTGCGCATGGACGGGGCCATCGAGAAGCTCAACGGCGCTGCCCAGCCGACGGGCTTTACCGTGGTGATTCCATCGCGTCGCTCCCTGGAGGCCGCCGCACCGCTCGCCGCACGCGATGGCCGCATCGCGAGCATCAAGGTGGTGAACGATCCCGCGGGCGCCGAGCTCTCGGTGACGTTCAAGGACGGCGTGCCGAACTACGTGGTGCGCGCCAAGGGTGAGACCTTGGAAATCGTGCTCGCGCCGGCCGGCCGCATGTCCGCGCAGGACCGCCTCGCCGACGCCCACGACGGACGCGAGGGCCACGACAGCCCGCGCGCCCACGCCACGCCGAGCAACGGCGGCAAGCGCAAGCACCCCGCAAAGAAGCACTGA
- a CDS encoding Uma2 family endonuclease — MANIAFKRGDATWEDLLAIPEDERYHEVVDGEIVEKAHPSFDHGFAQGALISTLNPSFQRRPGGRLPGGWWLATEVDIEFETHQVYRPDISGWRRDRIAERPSGIPVRIRPDWVCEVLSASNKRNDTIRKARTYFRRQVPHYWLVDPMEETLTVHRWTAEGYLLVLTAERGERVRAEPFEAIEFPLGLLFGDDPED, encoded by the coding sequence ATGGCCAACATAGCGTTCAAGCGAGGCGACGCGACGTGGGAGGACCTGTTGGCCATCCCGGAGGACGAGCGTTACCACGAGGTCGTCGACGGGGAGATCGTCGAGAAGGCGCATCCGTCGTTCGACCACGGATTCGCACAGGGCGCGCTCATTTCCACCTTGAACCCAAGCTTCCAACGGCGGCCAGGCGGGCGGTTACCCGGGGGCTGGTGGTTGGCGACGGAGGTGGACATCGAGTTCGAAACGCATCAGGTGTATCGACCGGACATTTCCGGATGGCGGCGCGATCGGATCGCGGAACGACCGAGCGGCATTCCGGTTCGAATCCGGCCGGATTGGGTCTGCGAGGTTCTCTCCGCGAGCAACAAGCGCAACGATACGATCCGAAAGGCTCGCACCTACTTCCGCAGGCAAGTGCCGCACTATTGGCTGGTGGATCCGATGGAGGAAACGCTGACCGTTCACCGGTGGACGGCGGAAGGGTATCTCCTCGTCTTGACGGCCGAGCGCGGGGAACGCGTGCGGGCCGAGCCCTTCGAAGCGATCGAGTTTCCGCTAGGTCTTCTTTTCGGCGACGATCCCGAGGATTAA
- a CDS encoding CDP-alcohol phosphatidyltransferase family protein codes for MGSSIDCAASVVLCITLVAVLAAFLALTLRVGVRSFERLEREAPLAIVGKAPMEAVYSALQPVARLIVWLGISANGVTVSSLGFAALAAMFFALGHFGLGAVAACAAALADAVDGLVARQTQSVSRFGKLLDTTVDRYVEALFLGGIAIYVHDTAWMLALVLAALVGGFMVSYASAMLREIGAPDVKAPMRRAERLTFLLAGAVLVPLVASAVPDLDPALQLLPLLVALGAIAVVGNVSALRRVLAGARWSDESTSYEKTWPTSSRFLIQRESVSVGGNDERRRSPRARCDADSV; via the coding sequence TTGGGTAGTTCAATCGATTGCGCGGCGTCCGTCGTGCTCTGCATTACGCTCGTTGCCGTGCTCGCGGCATTCTTGGCGCTTACCCTCCGTGTGGGGGTGCGCTCCTTCGAACGGCTCGAACGCGAGGCGCCGCTGGCCATCGTGGGCAAGGCCCCCATGGAGGCGGTCTACAGCGCGCTCCAGCCCGTGGCGCGCCTGATCGTTTGGCTAGGTATATCGGCCAATGGCGTCACGGTCTCCTCGTTGGGCTTCGCGGCCTTGGCGGCGATGTTCTTTGCGCTCGGGCACTTCGGCCTCGGGGCGGTCGCCGCGTGTGCGGCGGCGCTGGCGGACGCGGTCGATGGACTCGTTGCCCGGCAGACGCAGTCGGTGAGCCGTTTCGGGAAGCTGCTCGATACGACGGTGGACCGCTACGTGGAGGCGCTCTTTCTCGGAGGCATCGCCATCTACGTGCACGACACGGCGTGGATGCTCGCGTTGGTCCTGGCCGCGCTCGTGGGCGGCTTCATGGTGAGCTACGCCTCGGCGATGCTTCGTGAGATCGGCGCGCCGGACGTGAAGGCACCGATGCGCCGGGCGGAGCGGCTGACGTTCTTGCTCGCGGGCGCGGTGCTGGTGCCGCTGGTCGCGTCGGCGGTGCCCGATTTGGACCCGGCACTGCAGCTTTTGCCGCTGCTCGTGGCCCTTGGCGCGATTGCCGTGGTCGGCAACGTGAGCGCGCTGCGGCGGGTGCTCGCGGGCGCCCGTTGGTCGGATGAATCGACTTCGTACGAGAAAACTTGGCCCACATCGTCTCGGTTTCTTATCCAGCGAGAGTCCGTATCCGTTGGAGGAAACGATGAGCGAAGGAGATCGCCGCGCGCCCGGTGCGACGCGGATTCCGTTTGA
- a CDS encoding ATP-binding cassette domain-containing protein, with translation MSESANGAALLEVRNVCKYFGSVLALQGISTTVRAGEITCVLGDNGAGKSTFIKILSGVYVPDEGGLFVDGQPVRFTNPRDARKAGIATVFQDLAMIPMMAIWRNFFLGSEPTKGWGPFKRFDVDKAREIARRELKDMGIDLRDPDQPVGTLSGGERQSVAIARAVYFGARLLILDEPTSALGVKQAGVVLRYIAQARDKGLGVIFITHNPHHAYPIGDRFLVLNRGQSLGDFAKGDISSEELTRLMAGGAELDQLAHELARPGFTDINNPRKNDDRKVDLALEGVT, from the coding sequence ATGAGCGAATCGGCCAACGGTGCAGCGCTTCTCGAAGTTCGCAACGTCTGCAAGTACTTCGGCTCGGTGCTCGCGCTGCAAGGCATCTCCACCACGGTGCGTGCGGGCGAGATCACGTGCGTGCTGGGCGACAACGGCGCGGGAAAATCCACGTTCATCAAGATTCTGTCCGGCGTGTACGTGCCCGACGAAGGGGGCCTTTTCGTCGACGGGCAGCCGGTGCGCTTCACCAACCCGCGTGACGCCCGCAAAGCGGGCATCGCCACCGTGTTTCAAGACCTGGCCATGATTCCCATGATGGCCATCTGGCGAAATTTTTTCCTCGGCTCCGAGCCCACGAAAGGGTGGGGGCCCTTCAAGCGCTTCGATGTGGACAAGGCCCGTGAAATCGCGCGGCGCGAGCTCAAGGACATGGGCATCGATCTGCGCGATCCCGATCAACCCGTGGGAACGCTGTCCGGCGGCGAGCGGCAGTCGGTGGCCATTGCGCGCGCCGTGTACTTCGGCGCCCGGCTCCTCATTCTGGACGAGCCCACGTCGGCCCTCGGTGTCAAGCAGGCCGGCGTGGTGCTACGCTATATTGCGCAGGCGCGTGACAAGGGATTGGGTGTCATTTTCATCACGCACAATCCACATCACGCGTACCCGATTGGCGATCGATTCCTCGTGTTGAATCGAGGTCAAAGTTTGGGCGACTTCGCCAAAGGCGACATTTCGAGCGAAGAATTGACGCGGCTCATGGCCGGCGGTGCGGAACTCGATCAACTGGCGCACGAGCTGGCGCGTCCGGGCTTTACAGATATTAACAATCCGCGGAAAAACGACGACCGAAAGGTCGATCTCGCGCTCGAAGGGGTGACGTGA
- the tsaD gene encoding tRNA (adenosine(37)-N6)-threonylcarbamoyltransferase complex transferase subunit TsaD, giving the protein MLVLGIESSCDETGAAVVRSDGTVLSDVVQSQVDLHARYGGVVPELASRDHARNIDPVVREALARANVGLDDLDGIAVTNRPGLVGALLVGVQFAKGIAWSRGLPLVGVDHLVGHLLAVFLRRPADEDAPRPEFPFVALLASGGHTSIYQVDGPTADACRELGGTRDDAAGEAFDKVAKLLGLGYPGGPVIDRLAAIGDASRFPQKAPMASVRSLEFSFSGIKSRMARHVADHGRPKDEAEIAALCASFQRAVTDVLAKKLVQAAEMNGVSRVVLGGGVAANRELRERVKTLANARGIDSFVPPLASCTDNAAMIAYAGAARLGRGDRDGWDLTATSQTSLLRLTRKGRGAR; this is encoded by the coding sequence ATGCTCGTACTCGGAATCGAATCATCGTGCGACGAAACCGGCGCGGCCGTCGTACGCAGCGATGGAACCGTTTTATCCGACGTGGTGCAGAGCCAAGTCGACCTGCACGCGCGCTACGGCGGCGTCGTGCCGGAGCTTGCCTCACGCGACCATGCGCGAAACATCGACCCCGTGGTGCGCGAAGCGCTCGCACGGGCCAACGTCGGCTTGGACGATCTCGATGGCATCGCGGTCACCAACCGGCCCGGCCTCGTGGGCGCGCTCCTCGTCGGCGTGCAGTTTGCCAAAGGGATCGCGTGGTCGCGCGGCCTGCCGTTGGTCGGCGTCGACCACCTCGTGGGCCACCTCTTGGCCGTCTTTCTGCGCCGGCCCGCCGACGAAGACGCACCGCGACCCGAGTTTCCCTTCGTCGCGTTGCTCGCATCGGGCGGGCACACCTCGATTTACCAAGTCGATGGCCCCACGGCCGATGCGTGCCGCGAGCTCGGAGGCACACGGGACGACGCCGCCGGGGAAGCCTTCGACAAGGTGGCCAAGCTCTTAGGGCTGGGCTATCCCGGCGGGCCCGTGATCGACCGATTGGCCGCTATCGGGGATGCCTCGCGCTTTCCGCAGAAAGCGCCCATGGCTTCGGTGCGTTCGCTCGAATTCAGCTTTTCGGGAATCAAGTCGCGGATGGCCCGACATGTGGCCGACCACGGACGACCCAAGGATGAGGCGGAAATCGCCGCGCTTTGTGCGTCGTTTCAGCGCGCGGTGACCGATGTTCTGGCCAAGAAGCTGGTGCAGGCCGCCGAGATGAATGGTGTGTCCCGCGTCGTCCTCGGCGGCGGCGTCGCTGCAAATCGGGAATTGCGCGAACGCGTGAAAACCTTGGCGAATGCCCGCGGAATCGACTCCTTCGTCCCGCCATTGGCAAGTTGCACGGACAACGCGGCAATGATCGCGTATGCCGGAGCCGCACGCTTGGGCCGCGGAGACCGCGACGGATGGGATCTCACCGCCACGAGTCAGACCTCGCTTCTTCGATTGACTCGCAAGGGAAGAGGGGCGAGGTAA
- a CDS encoding ABC transporter permease gives MTTTAARRDERVVDVGIARRLLARPELGAIIGAVIIFVFFASQSEVFRAPAGIANWLDPASTLGIMAIAVALLMIGGEFDLSSGVMTGTVGLTIGLLSSHYGLNLWLAIFASLGLALGIGFLNGYVTTRTGLPSFIITLGTFLMLQGLNLGVTKALTNTVLIEGIGRTQGYPLAQQLFASTVSIAGAEFRITILWWIAVTVLATYVLLRTRQGNWIFAVGGDARSARNVGVPAAKTKIALFMTTSGSAWLVGTMVALRLTTVQANQGIGDELIYIVAAVIGGCLLTGGFGSAVGASLGALIFGMTSQGIVYVGWDSDWFKFFLGAMLLLAVLANHGVRHYAEQGRK, from the coding sequence ATGACCACCACCGCCGCACGAAGGGATGAACGCGTCGTCGACGTCGGGATTGCCCGCCGCCTTCTCGCACGCCCGGAGCTCGGCGCGATCATCGGTGCCGTCATCATTTTCGTCTTTTTTGCCTCGCAATCGGAGGTGTTTCGCGCGCCCGCGGGCATCGCCAATTGGCTCGATCCCGCGTCGACCTTGGGCATCATGGCCATCGCCGTGGCGCTCCTGATGATCGGTGGCGAGTTCGATCTTTCGTCGGGCGTGATGACCGGCACCGTGGGTCTGACCATCGGGCTCCTCTCGAGCCACTATGGCTTGAACCTGTGGCTGGCCATCTTCGCCTCGCTCGGGCTCGCGCTGGGCATCGGCTTTCTCAATGGCTACGTCACCACGCGCACGGGGTTGCCGAGCTTCATCATCACGCTCGGCACCTTCCTCATGCTCCAGGGCCTCAACTTGGGCGTGACCAAGGCGCTCACCAACACGGTACTCATCGAGGGCATCGGGCGCACCCAGGGCTACCCCCTCGCGCAGCAGCTCTTCGCCTCGACGGTGAGCATCGCCGGTGCGGAGTTCCGCATCACCATCCTCTGGTGGATCGCCGTCACGGTGCTGGCCACGTACGTGCTCCTGCGCACCCGGCAGGGCAACTGGATCTTCGCCGTCGGCGGCGATGCCCGCTCGGCGCGCAACGTGGGCGTGCCCGCGGCGAAGACGAAGATTGCCCTGTTCATGACCACCTCGGGCTCCGCGTGGCTCGTGGGCACGATGGTGGCGCTGCGCCTCACCACCGTGCAGGCGAACCAGGGCATCGGCGACGAGCTCATTTACATCGTGGCCGCGGTCATCGGCGGGTGCCTCCTCACCGGAGGCTTCGGCTCCGCGGTGGGCGCCTCGCTCGGGGCGCTCATCTTCGGCATGACGTCGCAGGGCATCGTGTACGTGGGGTGGGACTCGGATTGGTTCAAATTCTTCCTCGGCGCCATGCTTCTCTTGGCGGTGCTGGCCAACCACGGCGTGCGTCACTACGCCGAGCAGGGACGAAAGTAG
- a CDS encoding tetratricopeptide repeat protein: protein MLPSRRSAALASVLAAALSWSSAASVAYGQDFDPRGRHKPSQPAKPGGKPGGARPPSSSGTPPTPPKPPGSPPGGAPSASSETGASPTVLIERYAKIVLSQPGSPFPLQRLAQLYRDKDGNLNALVADFEKRAATAGGEQYAATVTLAGIYKLDGRGDDAIKTYEKAIALKGNDATAMLALARLLQDRGDTAAARKRYEQALALQTVPADKEQTVRTLMALALDAKDFAGAKAFHKDLVKMQPSSLFVKGELGRELFTRGEFEKAEAEFKELAAAAAGDNRALAPALKELGKAQAKAHKNQEAIATLKKALSVAGSEAAVRAEIYEVITELYRADQQLPMLIKQIEDEHPSDFARLALLGSLYEETGDAVNALKTYQRALASNPRHIDLRLKMVRLLQSQGELDKAIAEYESLIRAAPNNPEFVFEQCDALIQRGDRARALRLLTQLEARAQGDEEVLSRLADFYGRIGENEKSLHVLSRLTQVAQNDPSHLVDLGDRYFQDGNTQLAVQTWKRILTTVSPRARALAALGEVYLEHDMTADALTALREAAQLEPQNLTYKKQLAGALERSRNYQEARTLWAELGDKAKKNGDKVLAREVRSHMVTLWGLERSIERQLPPLTAQFQANPPDIEAGRTLAEVQIHVRKLPEAEATLRRVIQLAPGDADSYLALERVLVQEGKLLDAINVLEKLVVVEPKRARELYQRMAQYALQLYRDDDAIKYAARAVELSPEDAEGHRRLGEMYRSRQDTARAIVEFRAALAKNDRLYIVYFELADLLLSKGENDEADRLFRRVLRGAPDEELVARAARLSMQINLGKGTLESLEQELLPLAIGNPQKSIYRRLLVEIYGSLTFGLVQRVKRTASPTATDGERATVQKDAEEARTALARVGGRAVKPLLDALADQDAGQQRVAIDVLGYVQNKNAGAALFSYATGPGDPALRARAMIACGALRDPGLLPKYRSLLFPKGEAQLDEGTPTDAVAVAAVWGLSRMQDKRAVAMLRNLTRHGTPEMRGLSVLGLGQLKDRGSIAEIARVARTLDSGNVARASAAFALGELAADSESATLLSLAQGPDPLPRQLALVALARMGVQKNGEPPGGKGALGAMADAVFAGRDAEGTRARNSSEALRGAGSSALILLATTSASARPAPGAGAQGELLPVPDGALDVEGILLRLVSRTFTAKERARAVTKYGDALEAAALAGLRTSADRALTVLDAVGAGEGALRPFVEADASKDPDVQAAQTRAKSLARALEAQAISLARHPEVEVRQKAIVLLSHLPTDAASEAVVQAVADRDEEVQRVALAAIGSHGSARAVAAVARLLGEQENWAMRVLAVQALGRLGNASPDAGRHLREAATKDSYALVREAAMKALATFDVRGAQEIAQRISTTDPEPRVRESARAILQHGKP, encoded by the coding sequence ATGTTGCCTTCGCGTCGTTCTGCTGCGCTCGCTTCCGTTCTCGCTGCTGCGCTCTCGTGGTCCAGCGCCGCGTCCGTCGCGTATGGGCAGGATTTCGACCCGCGCGGGCGTCACAAGCCTTCGCAGCCTGCCAAACCGGGGGGCAAACCCGGCGGCGCGCGGCCGCCTTCGTCTTCAGGTACCCCGCCCACCCCGCCGAAGCCACCGGGCAGCCCGCCGGGCGGCGCACCGTCCGCGTCGTCCGAGACGGGTGCATCGCCGACGGTGCTCATCGAGCGCTACGCGAAGATCGTGCTCTCGCAGCCGGGATCGCCCTTTCCGCTGCAACGCCTTGCGCAGCTTTACCGCGACAAGGATGGGAACCTGAACGCGCTCGTGGCCGACTTCGAAAAGCGCGCCGCGACGGCGGGGGGCGAGCAGTACGCGGCCACGGTCACGCTCGCGGGCATCTACAAACTGGACGGGCGCGGCGACGACGCCATCAAGACGTACGAAAAGGCCATCGCGCTCAAGGGCAACGATGCGACCGCGATGCTGGCCCTCGCGCGCCTTCTGCAAGATCGCGGAGACACGGCCGCGGCGCGCAAGCGCTACGAGCAAGCCCTCGCCCTGCAAACGGTGCCCGCCGACAAAGAGCAGACGGTGCGCACGTTGATGGCGCTCGCCCTCGATGCGAAGGACTTCGCCGGTGCGAAGGCGTTCCACAAAGACCTGGTAAAGATGCAGCCGTCGAGCCTCTTCGTGAAGGGCGAGCTCGGACGCGAGCTCTTCACGCGGGGCGAGTTCGAAAAGGCCGAGGCGGAGTTCAAAGAGTTGGCCGCCGCCGCCGCGGGCGACAACCGCGCGCTCGCCCCCGCGCTCAAGGAGCTGGGCAAGGCGCAGGCGAAGGCCCACAAGAACCAAGAGGCCATCGCCACCCTCAAAAAGGCGCTCTCCGTGGCCGGCTCCGAGGCCGCCGTCCGCGCCGAGATCTACGAAGTCATCACGGAGCTTTACCGCGCCGACCAGCAGCTCCCGATGCTCATCAAGCAAATCGAGGACGAGCACCCGAGCGACTTCGCGCGCCTGGCGCTGCTCGGCTCTCTGTACGAAGAGACGGGCGACGCCGTGAATGCGCTGAAAACCTACCAGCGCGCACTGGCCTCGAACCCGCGCCACATCGATTTGCGGCTCAAGATGGTTCGCCTTTTGCAATCGCAAGGAGAACTCGACAAAGCGATTGCCGAATACGAATCCTTGATTCGCGCGGCGCCGAACAATCCCGAGTTCGTCTTCGAACAATGCGACGCCCTCATTCAACGCGGCGATCGCGCCCGAGCGCTGCGGCTCCTCACGCAATTGGAGGCGCGCGCGCAAGGCGACGAAGAAGTGCTCAGCCGCCTGGCCGACTTTTATGGCCGCATCGGCGAAAACGAGAAATCGCTTCACGTCCTCTCGCGGCTCACGCAAGTCGCGCAGAACGACCCATCGCACTTGGTCGACTTGGGCGATCGCTATTTCCAAGATGGTAATACGCAATTGGCGGTGCAAACGTGGAAGCGCATCCTCACCACGGTGAGCCCGCGGGCGCGGGCCCTCGCCGCGTTGGGGGAAGTGTACCTCGAGCACGACATGACCGCCGATGCGCTGACCGCCTTGCGCGAGGCGGCGCAGCTCGAGCCGCAGAACCTCACGTACAAAAAGCAGCTCGCGGGGGCGCTGGAGCGGTCACGCAATTACCAAGAGGCGCGCACGCTCTGGGCGGAGTTGGGCGACAAGGCCAAAAAGAACGGCGACAAGGTGCTGGCCCGCGAGGTGCGCTCGCACATGGTCACGCTCTGGGGGCTCGAGCGAAGCATCGAACGGCAGCTGCCGCCGCTCACAGCGCAGTTCCAGGCCAACCCGCCGGACATCGAAGCGGGGCGCACCCTGGCCGAGGTGCAGATCCACGTGCGCAAGTTGCCCGAGGCCGAGGCCACGCTCCGCCGGGTCATTCAATTGGCGCCGGGCGACGCCGATAGCTATTTGGCCCTGGAGCGCGTGCTCGTGCAGGAGGGCAAACTGCTCGATGCCATCAACGTGCTGGAAAAGCTCGTCGTGGTGGAGCCCAAACGGGCGCGCGAGCTTTACCAGCGCATGGCCCAATATGCGCTGCAGCTTTACCGCGATGACGATGCCATCAAATACGCCGCACGCGCGGTGGAGTTGAGCCCCGAGGACGCGGAAGGCCACCGCCGCCTCGGCGAGATGTACCGCTCGCGGCAGGATACCGCGCGCGCCATCGTCGAATTCCGCGCGGCGCTCGCAAAGAACGATCGCCTGTACATCGTGTATTTCGAATTGGCCGATTTGCTCTTGTCCAAAGGCGAAAACGACGAGGCCGATCGCCTTTTCCGCCGCGTGCTCCGCGGTGCACCGGACGAGGAGCTGGTCGCACGGGCAGCGCGGCTGTCCATGCAGATCAACCTGGGCAAGGGCACGTTGGAATCGCTGGAGCAGGAGCTCTTGCCGCTGGCCATTGGCAATCCGCAAAAATCGATTTACCGGCGCCTGTTGGTCGAGATTTACGGCAGCCTGACCTTCGGCTTGGTGCAGCGGGTGAAGCGCACGGCCAGCCCCACGGCCACCGATGGCGAACGCGCCACCGTGCAAAAGGACGCCGAGGAGGCGCGCACAGCGCTGGCGCGGGTCGGCGGGCGCGCGGTCAAACCGCTGCTCGATGCGCTGGCCGATCAAGACGCGGGGCAGCAGCGCGTGGCCATCGACGTGCTCGGCTACGTGCAGAACAAGAATGCCGGCGCGGCCCTCTTCTCGTATGCCACGGGGCCGGGCGATCCGGCGCTGCGGGCGCGGGCCATGATCGCGTGCGGTGCCCTGCGGGATCCGGGGCTCTTGCCGAAGTACCGTTCGCTCTTGTTCCCCAAGGGCGAGGCGCAGCTCGACGAGGGAACGCCGACGGACGCCGTCGCCGTCGCCGCGGTGTGGGGGCTCTCGCGCATGCAGGACAAGCGCGCCGTCGCGATGCTTCGCAACCTGACCCGCCACGGCACGCCGGAGATGCGCGGGCTGTCCGTGCTCGGGTTGGGGCAGCTCAAGGATCGCGGCTCGATTGCCGAGATCGCGCGGGTGGCCCGCACCTTGGACTCGGGCAACGTGGCGCGTGCCTCGGCGGCGTTCGCGCTGGGTGAGCTCGCGGCCGATTCGGAATCGGCCACGTTGCTTTCGCTGGCGCAAGGGCCGGATCCGTTGCCTCGGCAACTGGCCTTGGTGGCCCTGGCGCGCATGGGCGTGCAGAAGAATGGCGAGCCGCCGGGCGGAAAGGGGGCCCTGGGTGCCATGGCCGATGCCGTGTTCGCGGGGCGCGACGCGGAGGGTACGCGGGCGCGCAATTCGTCGGAGGCCCTGCGCGGAGCGGGCAGCTCCGCCTTGATCCTACTTGCGACCACGTCCGCATCCGCGCGGCCCGCACCGGGTGCGGGGGCGCAGGGTGAGCTTCTCCCGGTGCCCGATGGGGCGCTCGACGTGGAGGGCATTTTGCTACGGCTCGTGTCACGCACCTTCACCGCGAAGGAGCGGGCCCGCGCGGTGACGAAGTACGGCGATGCGCTGGAGGCCGCGGCGCTCGCGGGCCTGCGCACCTCGGCCGACCGCGCGCTGACCGTGCTCGATGCCGTGGGCGCGGGCGAAGGCGCGCTGCGGCCCTTCGTGGAGGCCGACGCGTCCAAGGATCCCGACGTGCAGGCCGCGCAGACGCGGGCGAAATCGCTGGCGCGCGCCCTGGAGGCGCAGGCCATCTCGCTCGCGCGCCACCCCGAGGTGGAGGTGCGGCAAAAGGCCATCGTGCTCTTGTCGCACCTGCCGACGGATGCGGCGAGCGAAGCGGTCGTCCAAGCGGTGGCCGATCGCGACGAAGAAGTGCAGCGCGTGGCCCTCGCGGCCATCGGATCGCACGGGAGCGCGCGGGCGGTGGCGGCCGTGGCGAGGCTCCTCGGCGAGCAGGAAAATTGGGCCATGCGCGTGCTCGCCGTGCAGGCGCTGGGACGACTGGGCAATGCGTCGCCCGACGCGGGCCGGCACCTGCGCGAAGCCGCCACCAAGGACTCGTACGCGCTCGTGCGCGAAGCTGCGATGAAGGCGCTCGCGACGTTCGACGTCCGTGGGGCACAAGAGATCGCGCAGCGCATTTCCACCACCGATCCCGAGCCGCGTGTCCGCGAAAGCGCCCGCGCCATTCTGCAACACGGAAAACCGTGA